In Negativicutes bacterium, a single window of DNA contains:
- a CDS encoding galactokinase — MDQTLQIMLADFLGTFGGNADGIRCFFAPGRINLIGEHTDYNGGYVLPVALEIGSFLLARPRRDRLLRLADSQWPQPLQADLDHLTDFLQEPWGSYQLAIAHILQRQGCLLQGCDLYYHETVPLASGLSSSAAIELVTATALNRLNRLQIPPLRLAELAQTAECDFIGVQCGIMDQFAAAMGKANHALLLRCSDLRFQAVPLHLGDYRLLIVNSNYPRSLLQSKYNQRRQECEAALAMLQRALPQAANLAAITPRQFAATGAVLQDSLLFRRARHVISENARVLSAAAALTAGDLVSFGLLLNASHRSLRDDYEVTGAALDCLAETAQNIPGVLGARMTGAGFGGCTINLLPGSQIEAFQAKLSAVYQKKTGRLPSFYPADSADGAHEIDRALL; from the coding sequence ATGGATCAAACGCTGCAAATAATGCTGGCGGACTTTCTCGGAACTTTTGGCGGCAACGCCGACGGCATCCGCTGCTTTTTTGCCCCGGGGCGGATTAACTTGATCGGCGAACACACGGATTATAACGGCGGTTATGTCCTGCCGGTGGCGCTGGAGATCGGCTCTTTTTTATTGGCGCGGCCGCGCCGGGACCGTCTCCTGCGCCTGGCTGACAGTCAATGGCCGCAGCCGCTGCAGGCAGATCTCGATCACTTAACCGATTTTCTGCAGGAACCATGGGGCAGCTATCAGCTGGCGATCGCTCATATCCTGCAGCGGCAAGGCTGTCTGCTGCAAGGCTGTGATTTGTATTATCACGAAACGGTCCCTTTGGCCAGCGGCCTTTCCTCTTCCGCCGCCATTGAGCTGGTGACCGCCACAGCGCTCAACCGGCTCAATCGGCTGCAAATTCCTCCCCTGCGGCTGGCAGAACTGGCACAAACCGCGGAATGCGATTTCATCGGCGTCCAATGCGGCATCATGGATCAGTTCGCTGCCGCCATGGGGAAAGCGAACCATGCGCTGCTGCTGCGCTGTTCCGACTTACGGTTTCAAGCCGTACCGCTGCACCTGGGGGATTATCGTCTGCTGATTGTCAACAGCAATTATCCCCGTTCGCTGCTGCAAAGCAAGTACAATCAGCGCCGGCAGGAATGTGAAGCCGCTCTGGCCATGCTGCAGAGAGCGCTGCCGCAGGCGGCCAATCTGGCTGCCATCACACCGCGGCAATTCGCCGCAACAGGCGCTGTTCTGCAGGACAGCTTGCTCTTTCGGCGGGCCCGCCATGTGATCAGCGAAAATGCCAGAGTGTTGAGTGCCGCGGCGGCCTTGACGGCGGGTGACTTAGTGTCATTCGGTTTGCTGCTCAATGCTTCGCATCGCTCTCTGCGCGATGATTATGAAGTAACCGGAGCGGCGCTGGATTGTTTGGCAGAGACGGCGCAAAACATCCCCGGAGTCCTGGGAGCCCGCATGACCGGCGCCGGCTTTGGCGGTTGTACGATCAATCTGCTGCCCGGCAGTCAGATCGAAGCATTTCAAGCAAAGCTCAGCGCAGTCTATCAGAAAAAAACAGGCCGTCTCCCCAGTTTTTATCCGGCTGACAGCGCCGATGGTGCCCATGAAATCGACCGCGCGCTGCTTTGA
- a CDS encoding M20/M25/M40 family metallo-hydrolase, producing MANKQLTADITNAFGPSGYEEDVVEVIKRYTTDFQVKVDPMHNVYARFKQEKSGRPVIQLDAHSDELGFMVQSIRANGMIDFLNLGGWILTNVPAHQVVIKNSRGEYVKGITSSKPPHFMSAAEKSKYPEQSDITIDVGATSRDEVINLFGIQPGDPIMPDVTCVYNPVSKVFMSKAFDNRIGCQCIIETMQNLKDVKLQVNPVGAFAAQEEVGCRGAKVTAQVVKPDFAIVFEGSPSDDFFTDPFTAQCRLKHGVQIRVIDGGMISHAGFLRYAKKIAEAKQIPYQIGVRRSGSTDGSAIHTVNHAVPCLVLGIPTRYAHTHYCYLAEEDLDATIRLATEIIQSLNAETMMEITGC from the coding sequence ATGGCGAATAAACAATTAACCGCGGATATCACCAATGCTTTCGGACCATCCGGTTATGAAGAAGATGTGGTGGAAGTCATCAAACGCTATACCACGGATTTTCAGGTGAAAGTAGACCCGATGCACAATGTCTATGCCCGTTTCAAACAGGAGAAAAGCGGCCGGCCGGTGATCCAGCTTGATGCGCACAGCGATGAACTCGGTTTTATGGTGCAGTCCATTCGCGCCAACGGCATGATCGATTTCCTCAATCTCGGCGGCTGGATTCTGACCAATGTGCCTGCGCACCAGGTCGTGATCAAAAACAGCCGGGGAGAATATGTCAAAGGAATTACCAGTTCCAAACCGCCGCATTTCATGTCTGCGGCGGAGAAGAGCAAATATCCGGAGCAGAGCGATATCACCATTGATGTCGGTGCCACCAGCCGCGATGAAGTGATCAATCTGTTCGGCATCCAGCCCGGTGATCCGATCATGCCGGATGTGACCTGTGTCTATAACCCGGTCAGCAAGGTGTTTATGAGCAAGGCGTTCGACAACCGCATCGGCTGTCAGTGCATCATTGAAACAATGCAGAATTTGAAGGATGTCAAACTGCAGGTCAATCCGGTCGGCGCTTTCGCTGCGCAGGAAGAAGTCGGCTGCCGCGGTGCCAAAGTGACGGCGCAGGTTGTCAAACCGGATTTTGCCATCGTTTTTGAAGGTTCTCCCTCTGATGATTTCTTCACCGATCCATTTACGGCGCAATGCCGCTTGAAACACGGCGTTCAGATCCGGGTGATTGACGGCGGTATGATTTCGCACGCGGGCTTCCTGCGCTATGCCAAGAAAATTGCCGAAGCAAAGCAAATCCCTTATCAAATTGGCGTGCGCCGCTCCGGCTCGACCGATGGCTCCGCCATTCATACCGTGAATCACGCCGTTCCCTGTCTGGTCCTGGGGATTCCCACCCGTTATGCCCACACGCATTACTGCTATCTGGCGGAGGAAGACCTTGATGCGACCATTCGCTTGGCGACGGAGATTATTCAATCCCTGAATGCAGAGACGATGATGGAAATTACCGGCTGCTAG